DNA sequence from the Hoylesella buccalis ATCC 35310 genome:
ATAAAGCACTATATTTTATGGTAACTACAGAACCACCTCGCAGCTTCAGATATTCTGACATCAATTGCGTCTATGATAGTAAAGGATGTAATCTTCTATATAAAGAGGATTACATGAAATTTCCTGCTGTGATTAATGACCCAGATGGTTTCACCTATGTCAGAGAGAGACCTTCAACGAAGTCAAAAGTAAAGACAAAGATTCTTAGGAACCAGATATTTTTATATACCCCAATTTGGAGAAGTGACTGGTGCAGGGCTTATTCTGATGATGGGAGTTTATTTATCGGATATATATATCGTAAACG
Encoded proteins:
- a CDS encoding SH3 domain-containing protein is translated as MVTTEPPRSFRYSDINCVYDSKGCNLLYKEDYMKFPAVINDPDGFTYVRERPSTKSKVKTKILRNQIFLYTPIWRSDWCRAYSDDGSLFIGYIYRKRILPFDKCPVDIKKKMIIFMFD